The proteins below are encoded in one region of Clostridium pasteurianum DSM 525 = ATCC 6013:
- a CDS encoding aliphatic sulfonate ABC transporter substrate-binding protein, with amino-acid sequence MKGKKIILSIIVILILGLLAGCGTNKSDTDDGSTVRIAYFPNVTHAQALIGMQNGQFQKALGDTKIQWKQFNAGSSEVEAFLAGAVDIGYIGPGPVINGYTKSKGDIQIISGAADAGAVLIARKDSTIKSIKDLSGKRVAIPQYANTQDLCLRFLLQENGLKDMAKGGTVEIVQANNPDIQSLLGRGDIDAALVPEPWGATLENTIGAKVVLDYNEIWRQGKYPVTVIAVRREFLQEHPDIVEKFLRAHLELSDYIEKNRDQAANEANEQFKNLTRKSLPKDVLHTSFNRLNITLDPEIEATKDMINMSIKTGFIRRPYDDKDLFKLDILNKILKEKGKDTVN; translated from the coding sequence ATGAAAGGTAAAAAAATAATACTTTCAATTATTGTAATATTAATCCTTGGACTCTTAGCAGGATGCGGAACTAATAAGAGTGACACTGATGATGGTTCCACTGTAAGGATTGCATATTTCCCTAACGTAACTCATGCACAAGCTTTAATTGGTATGCAAAATGGTCAATTTCAGAAAGCTTTAGGGGATACAAAAATACAGTGGAAGCAATTTAATGCAGGATCTTCAGAAGTTGAGGCGTTTTTAGCGGGTGCAGTAGATATTGGATATATAGGACCAGGCCCAGTTATAAATGGATATACTAAATCTAAAGGAGATATACAGATAATTAGTGGTGCTGCTGATGCTGGAGCAGTATTGATAGCTAGAAAAGATAGTACAATAAAAAGCATAAAGGATTTATCTGGTAAAAGAGTTGCAATACCGCAGTATGCTAATACTCAGGATCTATGTCTTAGATTTTTGCTTCAGGAAAATGGACTTAAAGATATGGCTAAGGGTGGAACAGTGGAAATAGTCCAGGCAAATAATCCGGATATACAATCACTTCTTGGAAGAGGAGACATTGATGCTGCATTAGTTCCTGAACCTTGGGGTGCTACCCTTGAAAATACAATAGGGGCAAAAGTGGTTTTAGATTATAATGAAATTTGGAGACAAGGTAAATATCCTGTAACAGTTATAGCTGTAAGAAGAGAATTTTTACAAGAACATCCGGATATAGTAGAAAAATTTTTAAGAGCTCATTTAGAATTAAGTGACTATATAGAAAAAAATAGAGATCAAGCTGCAAATGAAGCAAATGAACAGTTTAAAAATCTAACTAGGAAATCTTTACCTAAGGATGTTTTACATACTTCTTTTAATAGATTAAATATTACTTTGGACCCAGAGATAGAAGCTACTAAAGATATGATTAATATGTCTATAAAGACAGGTTTTATAAGACGACCTTACGATGATAAAGATCTATTTAAATTAGATATTCTCAATAAAATTTTAAAAGAAAAGGGTAAAGATACTGTTAACTAA
- a CDS encoding 4Fe-4S dicluster domain-containing protein, whose translation MSIKIDSNKCVSCGRCLDVCPGSLIYKDEMNKAYIKYEKDCWGCTACLKECKVAAIKYYLGADIGGNGACLYVNENKDVLNWHIIDKKGKKSIITTSRKESNKY comes from the coding sequence ATGAGCATAAAGATTGATAGTAATAAATGTGTATCTTGTGGTAGATGCCTTGATGTCTGTCCTGGAAGTTTGATATATAAAGATGAAATGAATAAGGCATATATAAAGTACGAAAAAGACTGCTGGGGATGTACGGCATGCTTAAAAGAATGTAAGGTAGCCGCTATTAAGTATTATTTGGGAGCAGATATAGGTGGTAATGGAGCTTGTTTATATGTAAATGAAAATAAGGACGTTTTAAATTGGCATATAATTGACAAGAAAGGTAAAAAGTCCATAATAACTACTAGCAGAAAAGAGTCAAATAAGTATTAG
- a CDS encoding adenylyl-sulfate reductase subunit alpha, whose amino-acid sequence MKLESKIISTDILIVGGGAAGCFAAITAAKEGVKVTIAEKANIKRSGCLAAGVNALNAYITEGETPESFVEYVKKEFDGVVREDLVYSIAKRLNSVTRDIEKAGLTILKDKDGNYVTRGKRSIKINGENIKPILAEAVNKVENIEVLNKLNIIDYIKKDGKVVGAYAFSIDDNKFLVIYAKAVICTTGGASGIYKPNNPTFSRHKMWYSPFDTGAGYAMGIRSGAEMTTFEMRFIALRCKDTIAPTGTIAQGVRTPQVNGAKELYVKNYGKPTTINRLYATVMENSEGRGPCYLNTVGITKEQDQELLKAYLNMAPAQTLKWIENGTSPATEDVEIEGTEPYIVGGHTASGYWVDTNRKTTLEGLYAAGDVAGGSPKKYVTGCFAEGEIAAIEAVKYIKDKNINIDKIPETSIQYELEKINAFFNNDFSIYSIEQVEEAMQKVMDEYSGGISQNYRYSSKKLKIASKRIGELIDITNKLKANNTHELLFIYELLDRLYVAKVLIAHLSARQETRWRCYQENEDYPQKDDENWLRYVNSVYEDGSIKIILRDIVRKDDIYEHKD is encoded by the coding sequence ATGAAGTTAGAATCTAAGATTATTAGTACAGATATTCTTATAGTTGGAGGTGGAGCTGCAGGGTGCTTTGCAGCTATTACCGCAGCTAAAGAAGGTGTAAAGGTAACAATTGCAGAAAAGGCAAACATAAAGAGAAGTGGATGCCTTGCGGCAGGAGTTAATGCATTAAATGCCTATATAACAGAAGGTGAAACTCCTGAATCCTTTGTAGAATATGTAAAAAAAGAGTTTGATGGAGTTGTAAGGGAAGATCTTGTATATTCCATTGCAAAAAGGCTTAACAGTGTTACAAGAGATATTGAAAAAGCTGGACTTACTATTTTAAAAGATAAAGATGGTAATTATGTAACTAGAGGTAAAAGAAGTATAAAGATAAATGGAGAAAATATAAAGCCTATATTGGCTGAAGCTGTTAACAAAGTAGAAAATATAGAAGTTTTAAACAAACTTAATATTATAGATTATATTAAAAAAGATGGAAAAGTAGTGGGGGCTTATGCATTTTCTATAGATGATAATAAGTTTTTGGTAATATATGCAAAGGCGGTTATATGTACTACTGGAGGAGCATCAGGAATATATAAACCTAATAATCCTACTTTTTCAAGGCACAAAATGTGGTATAGTCCTTTTGATACTGGTGCAGGTTACGCCATGGGAATAAGATCAGGAGCAGAAATGACTACTTTTGAGATGAGGTTTATAGCTTTAAGATGTAAGGATACTATAGCACCTACTGGTACTATAGCACAAGGTGTTAGGACTCCACAGGTAAATGGAGCCAAAGAACTTTATGTAAAAAATTATGGTAAACCTACAACTATAAATAGGCTGTATGCTACTGTTATGGAGAATAGTGAAGGAAGAGGTCCTTGTTATTTAAATACTGTTGGCATAACAAAAGAGCAAGATCAAGAACTGTTAAAGGCCTATTTAAATATGGCTCCAGCTCAGACGCTTAAGTGGATAGAAAATGGAACATCGCCAGCTACAGAGGACGTAGAAATTGAAGGGACAGAACCTTATATAGTAGGCGGTCATACGGCTAGTGGATATTGGGTTGATACAAATAGAAAAACTACTCTGGAGGGCTTATATGCAGCCGGAGATGTAGCAGGAGGCAGCCCTAAAAAATATGTTACTGGATGTTTTGCAGAAGGTGAGATAGCTGCTATAGAAGCAGTTAAATATATTAAAGATAAAAATATTAATATAGATAAAATTCCTGAAACCAGCATTCAATATGAATTAGAAAAAATTAATGCTTTCTTTAATAATGATTTTTCAATCTATAGTATAGAACAAGTAGAAGAGGCTATGCAAAAGGTAATGGATGAATATTCAGGAGGCATATCTCAAAACTATAGGTATAGCAGTAAAAAGCTTAAAATAGCATCCAAGAGAATTGGAGAACTTATTGATATAACAAATAAATTAAAAGCAAATAATACTCATGAATTGCTTTTTATATATGAGCTGCTGGATAGATTATATGTAGCAAAAGTATTAATTGCTCATTTATCTGCTAGACAGGAAACCAGGTGGAGATGCTATCAGGAAAATGAAGATTATCCACAGAAAGATGATGAAAATTGGTTAAGATATGTTAATTCTGTGTATGAAGATGGCTCTATAAAAATTATATTGAGAGATATAGTTAGAAAGGATGATATCTATGAGCATAAAGATTGA
- the cysC gene encoding adenylyl-sulfate kinase, translating to MGIKSTNIVWQKTNVSREDREKLLNQKGILIWFTGLSGSGKSTVATMLEKKLHDMGKLTYLLDGDNVRHGLNSDLGFSKEDRIENIRRIAEISKLFVDSGVITITTFISPFIKDREAVRNLLKEDFVEVYVDCPIEVCEKRDPKGIYKKARKGEIKNFTGIDSPYEPPVNPEITVQTHKNSLEECVGQIIDCLELE from the coding sequence GTGGGAATAAAGTCAACAAATATAGTTTGGCAGAAAACAAATGTAAGCAGAGAAGACAGAGAAAAACTTTTGAATCAAAAGGGTATACTTATTTGGTTTACAGGACTTTCGGGATCTGGTAAATCTACTGTTGCTACTATGCTTGAAAAAAAGCTTCACGATATGGGAAAACTCACCTATCTTTTAGATGGAGATAATGTAAGACATGGATTAAATTCTGATCTTGGATTTTCCAAAGAAGATAGAATCGAGAACATAAGAAGAATAGCAGAAATTTCAAAATTATTTGTAGATTCAGGAGTCATAACTATAACTACTTTTATTTCACCTTTTATAAAGGATAGAGAAGCAGTTAGAAATCTTTTGAAAGAAGATTTTGTTGAAGTCTATGTAGATTGTCCAATAGAAGTTTGTGAAAAGAGAGATCCAAAGGGTATTTACAAAAAAGCCAGAAAAGGTGAAATAAAGAATTTTACGGGAATAGATTCACCTTATGAACCTCCTGTTAATCCAGAGATAACAGTACAGACCCATAAGAATAGCTTAGAAGAATGTGTAGGCCAAATTATAGATTGTTTAGAACTTGAATAA